One region of Wyeomyia smithii strain HCP4-BCI-WySm-NY-G18 chromosome 3, ASM2978416v1, whole genome shotgun sequence genomic DNA includes:
- the LOC129728977 gene encoding probable cytochrome P450 313a4, with product MLILFSIIVALLLLLDFVKKRPLGRASCAIPTLHPCYPLLGNSLLLLGKSEQRRFESLADVYRKTSRVQKCWLGPQLLYAVAHPDLVQKILTDPNCCEKPFFYDFVNLKHGLFSAKYKLWKPYRKSLNSTFNAKILLSFIAIFEKCARDMVVKMRPYSHGSPVDILQFTSECTLEMVCRTTLGTEALERKEKAEFLNNLRILFSKVATRVISVELYSDTIYKLTSGYYEEKRTRKYCLNYAYQIIAERQSSLRLQSSSTDSEDGYEDRTPKIFIDQVLSMATSDETEFNVQNLSEQILTIIAAGHDTSSQMVAHTCLFLAMFPELQEQIAVEIQTLLPSGEAEISPEILQQMTALDKFLKESMRLAPVGPIIARTNMVDIELDGAHIPQGNIFLFNFYTLHRRKDFWGPDANRFDPKNFTSERTKKRHPFAYLPFSGGSRNCIGARYAMYSTKIMLVYVVRNFRLSTDIKFENLRYLLDITLNLAFEHLVRLEQVVLMLVVKRSYVHVSFEFYEISAVYVLFHTEKIGISGAQLTFTSQ from the exons ATgttgattttattttcaatcatcGTCGCACTTCTGTTGCTGTTGGATTTTGTCAAAAAGCGTCCATTGGGCCGGGCATCCTGCGCGATTCCAACGCTGCATCCGTGCTATCCGCTGCTGGGAAACTCACTGCTGTTGCTAGGAAAAAGTGAACAAAGGCGATTTGAAAGCCTCGCCGATGTGTACAGAAAAACAAGTCGCGTCCAAAAATGTTGGCTTGGTCCCCAGCTGCTGTATGCCGTAGCTCATCCGGATTTAGTGCAGAAAATTCTCACTGACCCAAACTGCTGTGAAAAGCCGTTTTTCTATGACTTTGTCAACCTGAAGCATGGTTTGTTCTCCGCAAAAT ATAAATTGTGGAAACCATATCGCAAATCTTTAAATTCGACGTTCAATGCAAAAATTCTGCTTAGTTTCATTGCGATTTTCGAGAAGTGTGCTCGCGATATGGTTGTAAAGATGCGGCCTTATTCTCACGGATCGCCAGTGGATATTTTACAGTTCACTTCCGAATGTACACTGGAGATGGTTTGTCGAACCACACTGGGAACCGAAGCTTTGGAAAGAAAGGAAAAGGCAGAGTTTCTGAACAACCTGCGGAT ATTATTTAGCAAAGTTGCCACCCGTGTAATCAGTGTTGAGTTGTACAGTGATACAATTTACAAACTAACAAGCGGTTACTACGAGGAAAAACGTACGCGAAAGTATTGTTTGAATTATGCTTACCAG ATCATCGCTGAAAGACAATCCAGCCTGCGACTGCAATCTAGCAGCACAGATTCTGAGGACGGATATGAAGACAGAACCCCCAAAATATTTATTGATCAAGTACTCTCCATGGCCACCTCCGATGAAACGGAATTCAACGTTCAGAATCTTAGTGAACAAATACTCACCATCATTGCAGCC GGACATGATACCTCCTCACAGATGGTGGCCCACACTTGTCTATTTCTAGCAATGTTTCCGGAACTCCAGGAACAGATTGCCGTCGAAATACAAACTTTGCTGCCATCCGGTGAGGCTGAAATAAGCCCAGAGATACTGCAACAGATGACAGCGTTGGATAAATTTCTTAAGGAAAGCATGCGTTTAGCGCCGGTTGGGCCGATAATCGCTCGCACCAATATGGTGGATATAGAGCTGGACGGCGCTCACATTCCACAGGGAAACATTTTTCTGTTCAATTTTTATACTCTTCATAGGCGGAAGGATTTCTGGGGACCGGATGCAAACCGCTTTGATCCGAAGAATTTTACGTCGGAGCGCACGAAAAAAAGGCATCCGTTCGCTTACTTGCCTTTTAGTGGCGGGTCTCGAAATTGCATCGGTGCCCGGTATGCTATGTATAGCACGAAGATAATGCTGGTGTATGTTGTTAGGAATTTTCGGCTCAGCACGgatattaaatttgaaaatttacggTACTTGCTAGATATTACCCTGAATTTGGCTTTCGAGCATCTGGTCAGGTTGGAG CAGGTGGTTCTGATGTTGGTGGTGAAGCGTTCTTACGTGCACGTATCGTTTGAGTTTTACGAAATATCAGCAGTTTACGTGCTTTTTCACACCGAAAAGATAGGGATATCGGGTGCTCAACTGACTTTTACGTCACAATAA